A stretch of Fusarium poae strain DAOMC 252244 chromosome 2, whole genome shotgun sequence DNA encodes these proteins:
- the SNX3 gene encoding Sorting nexin-3 translates to MASDQDNSGLDAPGSQFHRPILQSMPDTRQQSFDEIYGPPENFLEIEVRNPRTHGMGRHMYTDYEILCRTNIPAFKLRQSSVRRRYSDFEYFRDILERESARVTIPPLPGKVFTNRFSDDVIEGRRAGLEKFLKIVVGHPLLQTGSKVLAAFVQDPNWDRNAW, encoded by the exons ATGGCGTCCGACCAGGACAACTCCGGCCTCGATGCGCCAGGCTCGCAATTTCACCGACCAATTCTACAATCTATGCCTGATACGCGCCAGCAGAGCTTTGACGAGATCTACGGACCTCCTGAAAACTTCCTAGAGATTGAG GTCCGCAACCCAAGAACGCACGGCATGGGCCGCCATATGTATACAGATTATGAGATTCTCTGCCGCACAAACATACCGGCGTTTAAGCTGCGCCAGAGTAGCGTCCGCCGCCGCTACTCTGACTTTGAGTACTTTCGCGACATCCTCGAGCGCGAGAGCGCCCGGGTGACCATTCCTCCCCTGCCTGGCAAGGTCTTCACCAACCGCTTTAGCGACGACGTCATCGAGGGCCGTCGCGCAGGTCTCGAGAAGTTCCTCAAGATCGTTGTTGGTCATCCTCTGCTACAAACAGGGAGCAAGGTTCTGGCCGCCTTTGTCCAAG ACCCCAACTGGGACCGCAACGCTTGGTGA